The proteins below are encoded in one region of Homo sapiens chromosome 8, GRCh38.p14 Primary Assembly:
- the COX6C gene encoding cytochrome c oxidase subunit 6C, with amino-acid sequence MAPEVLPKPRMRGLLARRLRNHMAVAFVLSLGVAALYKFRVADQRKKAYADFYRNYDVMKDFEEMRKAGIFQSVK; translated from the exons ATGGCTCCCGAAGTTTTGCCAAAACCTCGGATGCGTGGCCTTCTGGCCAGGCGTCTGCGAAATCATATGGCTGTAGCATTCGTGCTATCCCTGGGGGTTGCAGCTTTGTATAAG TTTCGTGTGGCTGATCAAAGAAAGAAGGCATACGCAGATTTCTACAGAAACTACGATGTCATGAAAGATTTTGAGGAGATGAGGAAGGCTGGTATCTTTCAGAGTGTAAAGTAA